Proteins from one Drosophila gunungcola strain Sukarami chromosome 3R, Dgunungcola_SK_2, whole genome shotgun sequence genomic window:
- the LOC128252025 gene encoding ankyrin repeat and fibronectin type-III domain-containing protein 1 isoform X10: MKIGGWLASLTGWVGFVNSGPDNILPQDKRDSDIDSVRLREKVANPSAGNNNQDNYPTYYPAPLLSTSRWSEQLTQHATVAKIRTAISCHSQDLKEMEFLLPHSRSDAQSNSQSQLCISRHSQPKNAKLRDDHDETGSSELESPPLGDENASANGQLSVHRQPVQLRSKIPGNTPHPRASKMSKKQLKLAQAQLDKLTQSNLHLHALFSAVEHGHLEKARTILESTDVDVNSINNDGLSALDLAVLSNNRSMTRMLLQHGAMEGSQFSVDTIGTKLNGLLKDAESRIHDLSGPEGLCPPMFASRPSISSIIIGEWSSSHMKSALNQHFNLLPAGNSSASVTGCTGSEVEKQIGIWERRVKGLRRLQLGWDQARPPDAPASVVVDVTGDNSISVQILEPFEGAIGTKFKVQWSTRADFNNIVGESELLEWISFHGTMGAQCHISRLTQGRRYFLRAACGNVKGWGAFRTSVPASVVPSTWRDLDNREDRFVGRHRILDNLFTAVRLARPADVSELTLDPASAQRRNPKKKTTIKQLFSVTSKFQKTLRRGIYFSCIIHCDDKVLVTSEDFPPVIEVDESYPSALHMDYYWLMKVACTWEDVKSLRSDMERNLTSAVHFRTKLLSAVCQMQSALGITDLGQLYYKPLRDAQGTVVLTCVQSVKSQKTVSILNSRWLPVSKLQKKLGALHDDYTINELLISSIGDQLHYQQAALQRLEPGLYLGYLKMQCSMDQIQVVVPVKTPNVLPHCKVRENSHITAEEWQVLHRCTSDPLRLPLDFSSQGGESASGGAATTEVQRLFLYDLTNAMHKLFASMNIKVADATTHRLYDVEVIEHSPDISFLVVCPSAEASCAVPGQSELLLQRDDLACLSIQAFEMIHLRTYQPAIIQKYARLSCILELDTALATHSLREAFSSSELQAAKERLATLQELSASLTIVWKSVRWLMDVVAYARNKNAQPSLAMREILDFAQQRQDESVTTSSAACSASKQLLQLPIRESKSSKTGQGRGSWPGPGTSEDPAQGKSEHSKSEQNLELSAITPVEPAVKHVPTQQQSQQHMQQQQLLQQQQLLQVSTTSEYAGSICSEVSFRKNSGDSVSSTYTSRSFYSAVDSASDGNSTNSVFAMPPSRSDDTLADALRHSQAVAAQRKRTSSNIGSHTNPLITVHGSSSAPYLAGSSASLRSGGHGAFATDLEHKPLKPATKAASSVNLREGGPYLKSTLAELRAVGGEEPVASTSKASSMKSLSRQSSEEDTASCSSLNAEPSPGIIQVYTAYNTGLASGTSLKLHVTSKTTAREVINLVVKQLNMAVVLKGNNGPVYGPEVLENFCLVAVIGARERCLRDDFKPLQLQNPWKKGRLYVRKKHELLAAIEHSNRKSHLI; this comes from the exons ATGAAAATTGGTGGGTGGCTGGCTTCGCTGACTGGATGGGTGGGTTTCGTTAATTCGGGTCCAG ACAACATATTGCCGCAAGATAAACGTGACAGTGACATCGATAGTGTCAGGCTTCGGGAAAAGGTGGCCAATCCGAGTGCCGGCAATAACAACCAGGACAACTACCCCACCTACTATCCGGCTCCATTGCTGTCCACCAGTCGCTGGTCGGAGCAGCTGACGCAGCATGCAACGGTAGCCAAGATACGCACAGCCATCTCCTGTCACTCCCAGGATCTCAAGGAAATGGAATTCCTTCTGCCCCACTCGCGATCCGATGCGCAGTCCAATTCCCAATCCCAGCTGTGCATTTCAAGGCACTCGCAGCCCAAGAATGCCAAGTTGCGGGATGATCACGACGAGACGGGCTCCTCTGAACTGGAGTCACCACCTCTGGGCGATGAGAATGCCTCGGCGAATGGCCAACTTTCGGTGCACAGGCAGCCGGTACAGCTGCGCAGTAAAATCCCGGGAAATACTCCACATCCGCGGGCCAGCAAAATGTCCAAGAAACAGCTTAAGTTGGCCCAAGCCCAGCTGGACAAGCTGACGCAGAGCAATCTGCATTTGCATG cACTGTTCTCGGCAGTGGAGCATGGCCATCTGGAGAAGGCGCGCACTATTCTCGAGTCAACCGACGTGGATGTAAATAG CATCAACAACGATGGTCTTTCTGCACTGGACTTGGCCGTTCTAAGCAATAATCGCTCCATGACCAGGATGCTGCTCCAGCATGGCGCTATGGAGGGCTCTCAAT TTTCCGTGGACACCATTGGCACCAAGCTGAATGGCTTGCTCAAGGACGCCGAGTCCCGGATTCACGATCTGAGCGGGCCGGAGGGTCTGTGCCCGCCCATGTTCGCATCGCGCCCCTCCATCTCCAGCATCATAATTGGTGAGTGGTCATCCAGTCACATGAAGAGTGCACTTAATCAGCATTTCAATCTATTACCCGCAGGCAATTCCAGCGCCTCGGTTACCGGATGCACGGGCAGCGAGGTGGAGAAACAGATCGGCATTTGGGAGCGACGAGTGAAGGGACTGCGCCGTTTGCAGCTCGGCTGGGATCAGGCCCGGCCACCAGATGCACCCGCCTCCGTGGTCGTTGACGTCACCGGCGACAATTCCATCAGCGTCCAAATCCTAGAGCCCTTCGAGGGGGCCATCGGCACGAAATTCAAAG TTCAATGGTCAACCCGCGCGGATTTCAACAACATTGTGGGCGAGAGTGAGTTGCTGGAATGGATCAGCTTCCATGGCACGATGGGCGCCCAGTGCCACATATCGAGGCTCACCCAGGGTCGTCGCTATTTCTTGCGAGCCGCCTGCGGCAATGTCAAGGGCTGGGGTGCCTTTAGGACCTCGGTGCCAGCCAGTGTAGTGCCCTCAA CTTGGCGGGATTTGGACAATCGGGAGGATCGATTTGTGGGTCGCCACCGCATCCTAGACAATCTGTTTACTGCCGTGCGGCTGGCCAGACCCGCCGATGTCTCCGAGCTGACTTTGGATCCAGCGAGCGCCCAACGGCGCAATCCCAAAAAGAAGACCACCATCAAGCAGCTTTTCTCGGTTACCTCCaagtttcaaaaaactttaagaCG CGGTATATACTTCTCTTGCATTATTCACTGCGATGACAAGGTGCTGGTCACCAGCGAGGACTTTCCGCCGGTCATCGAGGTGGACGAATCCTATCCCAGTGCCCTGCACATGGACTACTACTGGCTGATGAAGGTGGCCTGCACCTGGGAGGATGTGAAGTCTCTGCGCTCGGATATGGAGCGCAATCTCACCTCCGCCGTTCACTTCCGCACCAAGCTCCTGTCGGCCGTCTGCCAAATGCAATCGGCACTGGGCATCACGGATTTGGGTCAGTTGTACTATAAGCCGCTGAGAGATGCCCAAGGCACTGTGGTGCTGACTTGCGTGCAGTCCGTGAAGAGCCAGAAGACCGTGTCCATTCTGAATTCACGATGGCTACCGGTCAGCAAGCTGCAGAAGAAGCTGGGTGCTCTGCACGACGATTACACCATCAACGAGCTGCTCATCTCTTCGATTGGCGATCAGTTGCACTACCAGCAGGCGGCGCTGCAGCGTTTGGAGCCGGGCCTCTACCTGGGCTACCTGAAGATGCAGTGCTCCATGGACCAGATCCAGGTGGTGGTGCCGGTGAAAACGCCGAATGTCCTGCCCCACTGCAAGGTGCGCGAGAACAGTCACATTACGGCCGAGGAGTGGCAGGTGCTCCACCGCTGCACCAGCGATCCGCTTCGCCTCCCGCTGGACTTCAGCTCGCAGGGAGGGGAGTCTGCATCCGGCGGAGCAGCGACCACGGAGGTTCAGCGCCTATTTCTGTACGATCTCACCAATGCAATGCACAAGCTGTTTGCCAGTATGAACATCAAGGTGGCCGATGCAACCACCCACCGCCTGTACGACGTGGAGGTGATTGAGCACAGTCCGGACATCAGTTTCCTAGTGGTCTGTCCATCCGCTGAGGCCTCGTGTGCCGTGCCCGGCCAGTCGGAGTTGCTGCTCCAGAGGGACGATTTGGCCTGCTTGAGTATCCAGGCCTTTGAGATGATCCACCTGCGTACGTATCAGCCGGCCATTATTCAGAAGTATGCCCGCCTATCCTGCATCCTTGAACTGGACACTGCCCTGGCCACACACTCACTGCGCGAGGCCTTCTCCAGCAGCGAACTGCAGGCGGCCAAGGAGCGTTTGGCCACGTTGCAGGAGCTTAGTGCGAGCTTGACGATCGTGTGGAAGAGTGTGCGCTGGTTAATGGACGTGGTGGCATATGCACGAAACAAGAACGCACAGCCCTCGCTGGCGATGCGTGAAATCCTGGACTTTGCCCAGCAGCGACAGGATGAATCGGTGACAACGTCGTCGGCGGCGTGCTCAGCCAGCAAACAGCTGCTCCAGCTGCCCATCCGCGAGAGCAAGTCCTCTAAGACGGGCCAGGGAAGAGGCAGTTGGCCTGGTCCAGGAACCAGCGAAGATCCAGCGCAGGGAAAGTCAGAGCATTCGAAGTCGGAGCAGAATCTAGAATTGAGTGCTATTACGCCGGTAGAGCCTGCAGTCAAACATGTTCCCACACAGCAGCAGTCCCAGCAGCatatgcaacagcagcaacttctccagcaacagcaactttTACAAGTTTCCACGACCAGCGAATATGCCGGCTCCATTTGCTCGGAAGTATCCTTCAGGAAGAACAGTGGCGACTCCGTGAGCTCCACGTACACGTCGCGCAGTTTCTATTCCGCCGTGGACTCAGCCTCGGATGGAAACAGCACGAACAGTGTGTTTGCCATGCCGCCCTCGCGTTCCGATGACACTCTGGCGGATGCACTGCGTCACTCGCAGGCGGTGGCCGCCCAACGCAAGCGAACCAGCTCCAACATCGGATCCCATACCAATCCGCTGATCACGGTGCATGGCTCCAGTTCGGCCCCGTATCTGGCTGGGTCCAGTGCTTCTTTGAGGAGCGGCGGCCACGGAGCCTTCGCCACGGATCTGGAACACAAACCGCTGAAGCCGGCGACAAAAGCAGCCTCTAGCGTTAACCTACGCGAGGGTGGACCGTATTTGAAGAGCACCCTAGCTGAGCTACGAGCGGTGGGTGGCGAGGAACCGGTGGCCAGTACCTCGAAGGCTTCCTCGATGAAGAGCTTGTCGCGGCAGAGCAGCGAGGAGGACACCGCCAGCTGCTCCAGTCTCAATGCCGAACCATCGCCGGGGATTATTCAAGTATATACCGCGTACAACACGGGACTGGCCAGTGGAACCAGCCTGAAGCTGCATGTGACATCCAAGACGACCGCCCGCGAAGTGATCAACCTGGTGGTGAAGCAACTCAACATGGCCGTGGTGCTCAAGGGAAACAATGGGCCCGTCTACGGACCCGAAGTGCTGGAGAACTTCTGCCTGGTGGCTGTGATCGGAGCACGGGAGCGTTGTCTGCGGGATGACTTTAAGCCACTGCAGCTGCAGAATCCCTGGAAGAAGGGGCGTCTGTATGTGCGCAAAAAGCACGAGCTCCTGGCGGCCATCGAGCACTCTAACCGCAAATCGCATTTGATCTGA
- the LOC128252025 gene encoding uncharacterized protein LOC128252025 isoform X7, translated as MNRCYHSDSTKVPNTPQKLPMSSCLRSPAVFVRQKSFHTLNELTRFCQLKVSPHRGTATSSSSSSTSSPGAQQQRRHSHYAIDDNILPQDKRDSDIDSVRLREKVANPSAGNNNQDNYPTYYPAPLLSTSRWSEQLTQHATVAKIRTAISCHSQDLKEMEFLLPHSRSDAQSNSQSQLCISRHSQPKNAKLRDDHDETGSSELESPPLGDENASANGQLSVHRQPVQLRSKIPGNTPHPRASKMSKKQLKLAQAQLDKLTQSNLHLHALFSAVEHGHLEKARTILESTDVDVNSINNDGLSALDLAVLSNNRSMTRMLLQHGAMEGSQFSVDTIGTKLNGLLKDAESRIHDLSGPEGLCPPMFASRPSISSIIIGEWSSSHMKSALNQHFNLLPAGNSSASVTGCTGSEVEKQIGIWERRVKGLRRLQLGWDQARPPDAPASVVVDVTGDNSISVQILEPFEGAIGTKFKVQWSTRADFNNIVGESELLEWISFHGTMGAQCHISRLTQGRRYFLRAACGNVKGWGAFRTSVPASVVPSTWRDLDNREDRFVGRHRILDNLFTAVRLARPADVSELTLDPASAQRRNPKKKTTIKQLFSVTSKFQKTLRRGIYFSCIIHCDDKVLVTSEDFPPVIEVDESYPSALHMDYYWLMKVACTWEDVKSLRSDMERNLTSAVHFRTKLLSAVCQMQSALGITDLGQLYYKPLRDAQGTVVLTCVQSVKSQKTVSILNSRWLPVSKLQKKLGALHDDYTINELLISSIGDQLHYQQAALQRLEPGLYLGYLKMQCSMDQIQVVVPVKTPNVLPHCKVRENSHITAEEWQVLHRCTSDPLRLPLDFSSQGGESASGGAATTEVQRLFLYDLTNAMHKLFASMNIKVADATTHRLYDVEVIEHSPDISFLVVCPSAEASCAVPGQSELLLQRDDLACLSIQAFEMIHLRTYQPAIIQKYARLSCILELDTALATHSLREAFSSSELQAAKERLATLQELSASLTIVWKSVRWLMDVVAYARNKNAQPSLAMREILDFAQQRQDESVTTSSAACSASKQLLQLPIRESKSSKTGQGRGSWPGPGTSEDPAQGKSEHSKSEQNLELSAITPVEPAVKHVPTQQQSQQHMQQQQLLQQQQLLQVSTTSEYAGSICSEVSFRKNSGDSVSSTYTSRSFYSAVDSASDGNSTNSVFAMPPSRSDDTLADALRHSQAVAAQRKRTSSNIGSHTNPLITVHGSSSAPYLAGSSASLRSGGHGAFATDLEHKPLKPATKAASSVNLREGGPYLKSTLAELRAVGGEEPVASTSKASSMKSLSRQSSEEDTASCSSLNAEPSPGIIQVYTAYNTGLASGTSLKLHVTSKTTAREVINLVVKQLNMAVVLKGNNGPVYGPEVLENFCLVAVIGARERCLRDDFKPLQLQNPWKKGRLYVRKKHELLAAIEHSNRKSHLI; from the exons ACAACATATTGCCGCAAGATAAACGTGACAGTGACATCGATAGTGTCAGGCTTCGGGAAAAGGTGGCCAATCCGAGTGCCGGCAATAACAACCAGGACAACTACCCCACCTACTATCCGGCTCCATTGCTGTCCACCAGTCGCTGGTCGGAGCAGCTGACGCAGCATGCAACGGTAGCCAAGATACGCACAGCCATCTCCTGTCACTCCCAGGATCTCAAGGAAATGGAATTCCTTCTGCCCCACTCGCGATCCGATGCGCAGTCCAATTCCCAATCCCAGCTGTGCATTTCAAGGCACTCGCAGCCCAAGAATGCCAAGTTGCGGGATGATCACGACGAGACGGGCTCCTCTGAACTGGAGTCACCACCTCTGGGCGATGAGAATGCCTCGGCGAATGGCCAACTTTCGGTGCACAGGCAGCCGGTACAGCTGCGCAGTAAAATCCCGGGAAATACTCCACATCCGCGGGCCAGCAAAATGTCCAAGAAACAGCTTAAGTTGGCCCAAGCCCAGCTGGACAAGCTGACGCAGAGCAATCTGCATTTGCATG cACTGTTCTCGGCAGTGGAGCATGGCCATCTGGAGAAGGCGCGCACTATTCTCGAGTCAACCGACGTGGATGTAAATAG CATCAACAACGATGGTCTTTCTGCACTGGACTTGGCCGTTCTAAGCAATAATCGCTCCATGACCAGGATGCTGCTCCAGCATGGCGCTATGGAGGGCTCTCAAT TTTCCGTGGACACCATTGGCACCAAGCTGAATGGCTTGCTCAAGGACGCCGAGTCCCGGATTCACGATCTGAGCGGGCCGGAGGGTCTGTGCCCGCCCATGTTCGCATCGCGCCCCTCCATCTCCAGCATCATAATTGGTGAGTGGTCATCCAGTCACATGAAGAGTGCACTTAATCAGCATTTCAATCTATTACCCGCAGGCAATTCCAGCGCCTCGGTTACCGGATGCACGGGCAGCGAGGTGGAGAAACAGATCGGCATTTGGGAGCGACGAGTGAAGGGACTGCGCCGTTTGCAGCTCGGCTGGGATCAGGCCCGGCCACCAGATGCACCCGCCTCCGTGGTCGTTGACGTCACCGGCGACAATTCCATCAGCGTCCAAATCCTAGAGCCCTTCGAGGGGGCCATCGGCACGAAATTCAAAG TTCAATGGTCAACCCGCGCGGATTTCAACAACATTGTGGGCGAGAGTGAGTTGCTGGAATGGATCAGCTTCCATGGCACGATGGGCGCCCAGTGCCACATATCGAGGCTCACCCAGGGTCGTCGCTATTTCTTGCGAGCCGCCTGCGGCAATGTCAAGGGCTGGGGTGCCTTTAGGACCTCGGTGCCAGCCAGTGTAGTGCCCTCAA CTTGGCGGGATTTGGACAATCGGGAGGATCGATTTGTGGGTCGCCACCGCATCCTAGACAATCTGTTTACTGCCGTGCGGCTGGCCAGACCCGCCGATGTCTCCGAGCTGACTTTGGATCCAGCGAGCGCCCAACGGCGCAATCCCAAAAAGAAGACCACCATCAAGCAGCTTTTCTCGGTTACCTCCaagtttcaaaaaactttaagaCG CGGTATATACTTCTCTTGCATTATTCACTGCGATGACAAGGTGCTGGTCACCAGCGAGGACTTTCCGCCGGTCATCGAGGTGGACGAATCCTATCCCAGTGCCCTGCACATGGACTACTACTGGCTGATGAAGGTGGCCTGCACCTGGGAGGATGTGAAGTCTCTGCGCTCGGATATGGAGCGCAATCTCACCTCCGCCGTTCACTTCCGCACCAAGCTCCTGTCGGCCGTCTGCCAAATGCAATCGGCACTGGGCATCACGGATTTGGGTCAGTTGTACTATAAGCCGCTGAGAGATGCCCAAGGCACTGTGGTGCTGACTTGCGTGCAGTCCGTGAAGAGCCAGAAGACCGTGTCCATTCTGAATTCACGATGGCTACCGGTCAGCAAGCTGCAGAAGAAGCTGGGTGCTCTGCACGACGATTACACCATCAACGAGCTGCTCATCTCTTCGATTGGCGATCAGTTGCACTACCAGCAGGCGGCGCTGCAGCGTTTGGAGCCGGGCCTCTACCTGGGCTACCTGAAGATGCAGTGCTCCATGGACCAGATCCAGGTGGTGGTGCCGGTGAAAACGCCGAATGTCCTGCCCCACTGCAAGGTGCGCGAGAACAGTCACATTACGGCCGAGGAGTGGCAGGTGCTCCACCGCTGCACCAGCGATCCGCTTCGCCTCCCGCTGGACTTCAGCTCGCAGGGAGGGGAGTCTGCATCCGGCGGAGCAGCGACCACGGAGGTTCAGCGCCTATTTCTGTACGATCTCACCAATGCAATGCACAAGCTGTTTGCCAGTATGAACATCAAGGTGGCCGATGCAACCACCCACCGCCTGTACGACGTGGAGGTGATTGAGCACAGTCCGGACATCAGTTTCCTAGTGGTCTGTCCATCCGCTGAGGCCTCGTGTGCCGTGCCCGGCCAGTCGGAGTTGCTGCTCCAGAGGGACGATTTGGCCTGCTTGAGTATCCAGGCCTTTGAGATGATCCACCTGCGTACGTATCAGCCGGCCATTATTCAGAAGTATGCCCGCCTATCCTGCATCCTTGAACTGGACACTGCCCTGGCCACACACTCACTGCGCGAGGCCTTCTCCAGCAGCGAACTGCAGGCGGCCAAGGAGCGTTTGGCCACGTTGCAGGAGCTTAGTGCGAGCTTGACGATCGTGTGGAAGAGTGTGCGCTGGTTAATGGACGTGGTGGCATATGCACGAAACAAGAACGCACAGCCCTCGCTGGCGATGCGTGAAATCCTGGACTTTGCCCAGCAGCGACAGGATGAATCGGTGACAACGTCGTCGGCGGCGTGCTCAGCCAGCAAACAGCTGCTCCAGCTGCCCATCCGCGAGAGCAAGTCCTCTAAGACGGGCCAGGGAAGAGGCAGTTGGCCTGGTCCAGGAACCAGCGAAGATCCAGCGCAGGGAAAGTCAGAGCATTCGAAGTCGGAGCAGAATCTAGAATTGAGTGCTATTACGCCGGTAGAGCCTGCAGTCAAACATGTTCCCACACAGCAGCAGTCCCAGCAGCatatgcaacagcagcaacttctccagcaacagcaactttTACAAGTTTCCACGACCAGCGAATATGCCGGCTCCATTTGCTCGGAAGTATCCTTCAGGAAGAACAGTGGCGACTCCGTGAGCTCCACGTACACGTCGCGCAGTTTCTATTCCGCCGTGGACTCAGCCTCGGATGGAAACAGCACGAACAGTGTGTTTGCCATGCCGCCCTCGCGTTCCGATGACACTCTGGCGGATGCACTGCGTCACTCGCAGGCGGTGGCCGCCCAACGCAAGCGAACCAGCTCCAACATCGGATCCCATACCAATCCGCTGATCACGGTGCATGGCTCCAGTTCGGCCCCGTATCTGGCTGGGTCCAGTGCTTCTTTGAGGAGCGGCGGCCACGGAGCCTTCGCCACGGATCTGGAACACAAACCGCTGAAGCCGGCGACAAAAGCAGCCTCTAGCGTTAACCTACGCGAGGGTGGACCGTATTTGAAGAGCACCCTAGCTGAGCTACGAGCGGTGGGTGGCGAGGAACCGGTGGCCAGTACCTCGAAGGCTTCCTCGATGAAGAGCTTGTCGCGGCAGAGCAGCGAGGAGGACACCGCCAGCTGCTCCAGTCTCAATGCCGAACCATCGCCGGGGATTATTCAAGTATATACCGCGTACAACACGGGACTGGCCAGTGGAACCAGCCTGAAGCTGCATGTGACATCCAAGACGACCGCCCGCGAAGTGATCAACCTGGTGGTGAAGCAACTCAACATGGCCGTGGTGCTCAAGGGAAACAATGGGCCCGTCTACGGACCCGAAGTGCTGGAGAACTTCTGCCTGGTGGCTGTGATCGGAGCACGGGAGCGTTGTCTGCGGGATGACTTTAAGCCACTGCAGCTGCAGAATCCCTGGAAGAAGGGGCGTCTGTATGTGCGCAAAAAGCACGAGCTCCTGGCGGCCATCGAGCACTCTAACCGCAAATCGCATTTGATCTGA